From Magnolia sinica isolate HGM2019 chromosome 13, MsV1, whole genome shotgun sequence, one genomic window encodes:
- the LOC131222914 gene encoding uncharacterized protein LOC131222914 has translation MNLSWRESLSSPRSQFIAVKKTDTLTRKLNFKLIEPNGRLSVSPRIFKLLPERGKKKKKTEEEEERRKPSQISCKKEGETAIAEDQMDNLNKSLSSSALSKPSAIPKPDMKQRSSSEDPNEDEIDKAQQNSQKGIAPKSANPKKGTTNFMSPTISMVSKASPPKNKISVKRNDASRLIFSGTQIDKSPKIEMEETNLDLGSDYANVSSQITPLSSRVLESGLDTPNSSSLCYDPLTNYLSPRPQFLRYKPNRRLEMFVRRENKSKKGEEGLGIEGSCCIESKKSLEEEISFIAYTSSQDEPEKQEDGSSPSGGLDSGSSDGQEIEESEEDEEDIDEEEEEERHWNSSLALRSLFLIGILFFSTVYMLSANSPSITPPLQALGRFGEGYLKIQEPLNQTMENLKMGFEKIPEISKQCRAFVNNLFLRSTPQLVALQESRLCLVPSVLNYGDEDNNGDLLFLDDLDHQRVDLEGEDLHDAVALVLPEVEKNSEVDVLSGNFRELEQAKGQNIEREDDVFSRNHLEQEEVNGGDLMDMSETLIDETIGKGGAVQHEMVKSAEVTNQMSEISELQGRGTSNISAEPSQIPWIQSDTASFSLQNAVSDYPSTSGVDLNWREEEVSWWIGSMKDKFDSRSAIGFSLLSVIVASTILGFLHLKHSKVSSKDSSPKFQSPSSESIKVEMRNLEFSKQEDIIGEKYNSNVDPSSFFHSNDNYNDFSRTRPPVVKLLGEYEVEEISCKSKTRGGEQISVCQSQEAKKSKRKSLSFSNQRCPSVLEFAAIESPSCGSFVREGVNKKLFFVSINSMHVYQYNHLSIYIYTSLFKSTCENGFKSGYMYKSKHMTSALHGYTFMTASMHTYLHICTDIYSYWVQTIPKTL, from the exons ATGAATCTCTCGTGGCGCGAATCGCTTTCATCGCCCCGTAGCCAATTCATAGCCGTTAAGAAAACTGACACCTTAACCAGAAAATTGAATTTCAAACTTATCGAACCCAACGGTCGTCTCTCTGTCTCCCCTCGCATTTTCAAACTCCTTCcggagagagggaaaaaaaaaaaaaaaacagaagaagaagaagaaagaagaaaaccgtCCCAGATTTCTTGCAAGAAGGAAGGAGAAACAGCCATTGCAGAAGATCAAATGGACAATTTGAATAAAAGTCTCTCTTCATCGGCATTAAGCAAACCTTCTGCAATCCCAAAAcctg ATATGAAACAAAGATCCTCCTccgaagacccaaatgaagatgAGATCGACAAGGCTCAACAAAATTCCCAGAAAGGAATCGCCCCAAAATCAGCGAATCCGAAGAAAGGAACCACGAACTTCATGTCCCCAACGATTTCCATGGTTTCCAAGGCTTCTCCGCCAAAAAATAAGATCTCGGTCAAGAGGAATGATGCTTCCAGATTGATTTTCTCAGGCACCCAGATTGATAAAAGCCCAAAGATAGAAATGGAAGAAACGAATTTGGATTTGGGTTCTGACTATGCCAATGTCTCCTCTCAGATCACACCCTTATCTTCGAGGGTTTTAGAATCGGGCCTTGATACACCCAATTCGTCTTCCCTTTGTTATGACCCGCTGACAAACTATCTGTCTCCGAGGCCACAATTCCTTCGGTACAAACCAAACAGGCGCCTTGAAATGTTTGTACGCAGAGAGAACAAATCAAAGAAAGGGGAAGAAGGCTTGGGAATTGAAGGAAGCTGTTGCATCGAATCCAAGAAATCGTTGGAAGAGGAAATATCCTTCATTGCTTACACTTCTTCACAAGATGAACCCGAGAAGCAAGAAGATGGATCCAGTCCATCAGGGGGGTTGGATTCAGGATCTTCTGATGGCCAAGaaattgaagaaagtgaggaagatgaggaggatattgacgaggaagaggaagaagagaggcaTTGGAATTCTAGTCTGGCATTGAGATCTTTGTTTCTAATAGGCATTTTGTTTTTCAGTACCGTTTATATGTTGTCTGCAAATTCTCCTTCCATTACACCTCCTTTACAGGCTTTGGGACGTTTTGGAGAAGGCTATTTGAAGATTCAAGAACCTCTAAACCAAACCATGGAAAATCTGAAAATGGGCTTTGAAAAAATTCCCGAGATTTCAAAGCAATGCAGGGCTTTCGTCAATAATTTGTTTTTGCGCTCTACACCTCAACTCGTTGCTTTGCAAGAAAGCAGGCTCTGTTTAGTTCCTTCTGTTTTGAATTATGGGGATGAAGATAACAATGGAGATTTGCTGTTTCTAGATGATCTCGACCACCAAAGGGTGGATTTGGAAGGGGAAGACTTACATGATGCTGTGGCATTAGTATTGCCAGAGGTAGAGAAGAATAGTGAAGTTGATGTTTTATCTGGTAACTTCCGAGAGCTGGAGCAAGCGAAAGGCCAAAACATAGAGAGAGAAGATGATGTTTTCTCAAGGAATCACTTAGAACAGGAAGAAGTAAATGGTGGAGATTTAATGGACATGTCTGAGACTTTAATTGATGAAACGATTGGAAAAGGAGGGGCAGTCCAACATGAAATGGTAAAATCGGCAGAAGTTACTAATCAGATGAGTGAAATTTCAGAGCTACAGGGTAGGGGAACCTCAAATATCTCTGCTGAACCTTCACAAATTCCTTGGATCCAATCTGATACGGCCTCATTTTCGCTTCAAAATGCAGTGTCTGATTATCCAAGTACTTCTGGAGTAGACTTAAATTGGAGAGAGGAAGAAGTTTCTTGGTGGATTGGATCCATGAAAGACAAGTTTGATTCCAGATCTGCAATTGGATTTTCTTTACTTTCAGTGATTGTAGCTTCTACAATTTTGGGTTTTCTTCATCTCAAGCATAGTAAAGTTTCTTCAAAGGACTCTTCACCTAAATTTCAGAGTCCATCTTCTGAATCAATTAAGGTAGAAATGAGGAATTTGGAATTTTCCAAGCAAGAAGATATTATTGGGGAGAAGTACAATTCCAACGTCGATCCTTCATCTTTTTTCCATTCCAATGACAACTACAATGACTTTTCCAGAACTCGCCCACCAGTGGTTAAATTGCTTGGAGAATATGAAgtggaagaaatcagctgcaaaTCAAAGACAAGAGGAGGTGAACAAATCAGTGTCTGTCAATCACAAGAGGCAAAGAAATCGAAGCGGAAGAGCCTTTCCTTCAGTAATCAAagatgtccatctgttttggagtTTGCTGCCATAGAATCTCCTTCATGCGGAAGCTTTGTTAGAGAAGGGGTAAACAAAAAGCTATTCTTTGTTTCCATCAATAGCATGCATGTGTACCAATACAATCATCTGTCAATATACATATACACATCTCTCTTCAAATCTACATGTGAAAATGGGTTTAAATCCGGATACATGTATAAATCCAAACACATGACATCTGCACTACATGGGTACACATTTATGActgcatccatgcatacatatttACACATATGCACAGATATATATTCATATTGGGTGCAAACTATTCCAAAGACATTATGA
- the LOC131222912 gene encoding uncharacterized protein LOC131222912, whose amino-acid sequence MDPCPFVRILVESLTLKLPFASKPAGSGVHPSSTPCFCKIRLKNFPSQTALLPLDSNDSSSSPNGGASSPSVSFHLDPQHLGRLSGKPTALHVSVYTGRMGRTCGVRSGKTLGRVRVEIDMGGADGRACVFQNGWVGIGKEGKPSARLYLVVRAEPDPRFVFQFGGEPECSPVVFQIRENNDIRQPVFSCKFSADRNPRSRSLQLDPGKNTRGWLNSFGNEKERQGRERKGWMIMIHDLSGSPVAAASMITPFVPSPGSDRVSRSNPGAWLILRPHGFSVSSWKPWGRLEAWRERGSTDALGYKLELVTDSGPNAGIPIAEGTLSVRKGGLFCIDTSTGGDVLHSLWPFGRGYVMGSTVEGEGKVSKPIVQVGMQHVTCMADAAVFIALSAAIDLSMDACRLFSRKLRKELCHDRQDYIL is encoded by the exons ATGGATCCGTGCCCATTCGTCCGAATCCTCGTCGAATCGCTCACACTCAAGCTTCCCTTCGCCTCCAAACCGGCCGGTTCGGGCGTCCACCCTTCCTCCACTCCTTGCTTCTGCAAAATCCGACTCAAGAACTTTCCTTCCCAAACTGCCCTTCTCCCTCTCGACTCCAACGACTCGTCGTCTTCCCCCAACGGCGGCGCCTCCTCTCCTTCCGTCTCCTTCCACTTGGATCCGCAGCACCTCGGTCGGCTCTCCGGTAAGCCTACCGCCCTCCACGTGTCGGTCTACACAGGCCGAATGGGGCGCACGTGCGGCGTCCGATCGGGGAAGACACTGGGACGTGTGCGGGTGGAGATCGACATGGGCGGGGCGGACGGTCGGGCGTGCGTGTTCCAGAACGGTTGGGTTGGGATTGGGAAGGAAGGGAAGCCGTCGGCCCGGCTCTACCTCGTGGTCCGGGCCGAACCGGACCCCCGGTTCGTCTTCCAGTTCGGGGGCGAACCGGAATGCAGCCCGGTCGTCTTCCAGATACGGGAGAACAATGACATCAGGCAGCCGGTCTTCAGCTGCAAGTTCAGCGCGGACCGGAACCCGAGATCTCG GTCTCTGCAATTAGATCCTGGCAAAAACACAAGGGGATGGTTGAATTCCTTTGGAAATGAGAAAGAGCGTCAGGGAAGAGAGCGTAAAGGATGGATGATCATGATACATGATCTTTCTGGCTCGCCCGTGGCTGCTGCATCAATGATTACCCCATTTGTCCCCTCTCCAGGTTCAGATCGTGTGTCCCGCTCAAACCCAGGCGCATGGCTCATCCTCCGTCCACACGGATTCTCTGTCAGCAGCTGGAAGCCATGGGGCCGGCTGGAGGCCTGGCGAGAGAGAGGCTCCACTGATGCACTGGGTTACAAGCTTGAGCTTGTGACAGACTCAGGCCCCAACGCTGGAATTCCCATTGCTGAAGGTACTTTGAGTGTCCGAAAAGGTGGTCTATTCTGTATCGACACAAGCACAGGTGGGGATGTTTTGCACAGTTTGTGGCCTTTTGGGAGAGGGTATGTGATGGGTTCGACTGTAGAAGGTGAAGGGAAGGTCAGCAAGCCAATAGTGCAAGTCGGTATGCAACATGTGACGTGCATGGCTGATGCTGCAGTCTTTATAGCTCTTTCGGCTGCCATAGACCTGAGCATGGATGCGTGCCGGTTATTCTCAAGGAAGCTGAGGAAGGAGCTTTGCCATGATCGGCAAGATTACATCTTGTAA